The proteins below are encoded in one region of Sphingobium yanoikuyae:
- a CDS encoding helix-turn-helix domain-containing protein produces MQTVGRTIRRFREQQGYSQEAFAQKARLDRSYFGRIERGTQNLALRTLCVIAIALEVHPAELLADVEVTFPPPSGQ; encoded by the coding sequence GTGCAGACAGTTGGCCGGACGATCCGGCGTTTTCGGGAGCAGCAAGGCTATTCTCAGGAAGCCTTCGCCCAAAAGGCACGGCTGGATCGTTCATACTTTGGACGGATTGAGCGCGGCACGCAGAACTTAGCACTTCGGACCCTTTGCGTTATTGCGATAGCGCTAGAGGTGCATCCGGCCGAATTGCTTGCTGATGTAGAGGTCACGTTCCCGCCTCCATCGGGCCAATAG
- a CDS encoding recombinase family protein: protein MTEKIRDAGLRSKLTKQIVGRSSIHHMLRNPIYIGRIEWRGESFRGVHQPLVSSLTWNNVQELLDRRSVKNTHGDQLRFAFTGLITCGHCGCAVVAQMQKKRYVYYHCSGFRQKCPEKYVREETLVEAFAQQLARLQVDDEIFSLIERAIVDAQRDEDKGRNEEIMRLKAEADRLQVRMDKLYVDHLEGRIPADMYDRLASEWRDERMQSLERLEGFREVDDALIGDGIELLDLARKAHQTFVLQSPSDKISVLKLLLSNCTWPNGELTVEFREPFAMLEKISPGAPALSAPSGGSEAECPNWLPE, encoded by the coding sequence ATTACCGAGAAAATCCGCGATGCTGGCTTAAGAAGTAAGCTGACCAAGCAGATTGTTGGGCGCAGCTCAATTCATCACATGTTACGAAATCCGATTTACATCGGCCGGATCGAATGGCGAGGCGAAAGCTTCCGAGGCGTCCACCAGCCTCTCGTCAGTTCCCTGACATGGAATAACGTTCAAGAGCTGCTGGATCGCCGGAGTGTAAAAAACACTCATGGCGACCAGCTGCGTTTCGCGTTCACAGGCCTCATAACTTGTGGTCATTGCGGGTGCGCGGTTGTCGCCCAAATGCAGAAGAAGCGCTATGTCTATTATCATTGTTCTGGGTTCAGGCAGAAATGCCCGGAAAAATATGTCCGGGAAGAAACGCTAGTCGAGGCTTTCGCTCAGCAACTTGCCCGCCTGCAGGTCGATGACGAGATATTCTCGTTGATCGAACGTGCGATCGTTGACGCTCAACGCGACGAGGACAAGGGGCGCAATGAAGAAATTATGCGGTTGAAGGCGGAGGCTGATCGCCTACAGGTCCGCATGGATAAGCTGTATGTTGACCACCTCGAGGGCAGGATTCCTGCGGACATGTACGACCGACTAGCCTCTGAATGGCGGGATGAGCGTATGCAGAGCTTGGAGCGGCTGGAAGGATTTCGTGAGGTTGATGATGCCTTGATAGGCGATGGCATCGAACTGCTGGATTTGGCTCGAAAGGCCCATCAAACCTTCGTTTTGCAGTCTCCAAGTGACAAAATCAGCGTTCTGAAATTGCTACTTTCGAACTGTACATGGCCCAACGGCGAACTCACCGTCGAGTTCCGTGAACCTTTTGCAATGCTTGAGAAAATTTCCCCTGGAGCACCCGCTCTCAGCGCCCCGTCCGGAGGCTCTGAAGCAGAGTGTCCAAATTGGCTCCCCGAGTAG
- a CDS encoding cupin domain-containing protein encodes MTCPPPALPVDAPTNLLDIPSGHAAEELFEDIVSMPGVRIERIISHGHSTPPERPYVQHWDEWVLVLTGTAELLLEGIGTYRLEPGDHRLIRAGIPHRVTHTDAPTIWLAIHIGET; translated from the coding sequence ATGACATGCCCACCTCCTGCATTGCCGGTCGACGCGCCGACCAACCTGCTCGATATCCCGTCCGGACATGCGGCCGAGGAACTGTTCGAGGATATAGTGTCGATGCCGGGCGTGCGGATCGAACGGATTATATCCCACGGCCACAGCACACCGCCGGAGCGCCCCTATGTCCAGCATTGGGATGAATGGGTGCTGGTGCTGACCGGGACCGCCGAACTGCTGCTGGAAGGGATCGGCACCTATCGCCTGGAACCGGGGGATCATCGACTGATTCGAGCGGGCATCCCGCACCGCGTCACCCATACGGACGCGCCGACCATCTGGCTTGCCATCCACATCGGCGAAACCTGA
- a CDS encoding alpha/beta hydrolase family protein, whose product MISRLLLSAAMVAGACAAPAIAQPRQVLTHETLWMMKRVGAPVASPDGKWVVYALSEPSYEKDGAVSDLWIVPADGSAAPRRLTATKAGEGDPAWAPDSRRIAFSAKREGDDVAQIYVLDLAGGEARRVTSIPTGAGKPIWRPDGQAILFESAVYPGAMDAAANKKTAEERKARKYNMRVYEHFPIRYWNDWLDDKRPSLWMQPLAEGAPARDILSATKLAQADGFGGNAQSDGGMTLAPVWSPDGKEIIFTATTERWNAAHARVNFGLYRMPADGGEPVLVTPTPGEYGDMKFTPDGKSLIFQFNTQGQEVYDLAKLHRVAWPAGGAATLLTGGFDRAVDSYAVTPDSRSLYLTVPDAGMENLYRVPVSGGTPELVIAPKVGGYAGIDIPSDAKSTQIIASYGSSVNPAEIVRIDPAAKRHKNLTNVNTALAASIDWASPDHFWFTTDKGRRIHNMIVTPPAFDPAKKYPLMVLMHGGPASSNMDQIGLRWNYHLLASAGYVVLMTDYTGSTGYGEAFSRAIKLDPLRGPANEINQAVDEAGKRYAFIDTANACIGGASYGGHLANWMEATTTRYKCIVSHAGEVDLLTQWGTSDFNYGREVASGGPPWGDSPVWRDQSPITYGKDWKTPMLLTAGERDFRVPLANTLETWSTLQRMQVPSRLLIFPDAWHWITKPEDSRQFYREVQGWLAHYLKGGPEVKGGPIAAPEAAKAQ is encoded by the coding sequence ATGATATCCCGTTTGCTGCTGTCGGCGGCAATGGTGGCGGGCGCTTGCGCCGCGCCGGCAATCGCACAGCCCAGGCAGGTGCTGACCCACGAAACCTTGTGGATGATGAAGCGCGTCGGCGCGCCGGTGGCGAGCCCGGACGGCAAATGGGTGGTCTATGCGCTCAGCGAACCATCCTATGAGAAGGATGGCGCGGTCAGCGACCTGTGGATCGTGCCGGCCGACGGATCGGCTGCGCCGCGCCGCCTGACCGCGACCAAGGCGGGCGAGGGCGATCCGGCCTGGGCGCCCGACAGCCGCCGTATCGCCTTTTCCGCCAAGCGCGAGGGCGACGATGTCGCGCAAATCTATGTGCTGGACCTGGCCGGAGGTGAAGCCCGCCGCGTGACCAGCATCCCGACCGGCGCGGGCAAGCCGATCTGGCGGCCCGATGGTCAGGCGATCCTGTTCGAAAGCGCGGTCTATCCCGGCGCGATGGACGCCGCCGCCAACAAGAAGACGGCCGAGGAACGCAAGGCGCGCAAATATAATATGCGCGTCTATGAGCATTTCCCGATCCGCTACTGGAACGACTGGCTGGATGACAAGCGGCCGAGCCTGTGGATGCAGCCGCTGGCCGAGGGCGCGCCGGCGCGCGATATATTGTCCGCCACCAAGCTGGCGCAGGCCGATGGCTTTGGCGGCAACGCCCAGAGCGACGGCGGCATGACGCTGGCGCCGGTCTGGAGCCCGGACGGCAAGGAGATCATCTTCACCGCCACCACCGAGCGCTGGAACGCGGCCCATGCCCGCGTCAATTTCGGCCTCTATCGCATGCCGGCTGATGGCGGCGAGCCGGTGCTGGTGACGCCGACGCCGGGCGAATATGGCGACATGAAGTTCACGCCGGACGGCAAGAGCCTGATCTTCCAGTTCAACACGCAGGGGCAGGAGGTCTATGATCTGGCCAAGCTGCACCGGGTTGCCTGGCCGGCGGGCGGGGCAGCGACGCTGCTGACCGGCGGCTTCGATCGCGCGGTGGACAGCTATGCCGTGACGCCTGACAGCCGCAGCCTCTATCTGACTGTGCCGGACGCGGGGATGGAAAATCTCTATCGCGTACCCGTGAGCGGCGGCACGCCTGAACTGGTGATCGCGCCCAAGGTCGGCGGCTATGCCGGGATCGACATTCCGTCGGATGCCAAGTCGACGCAGATCATCGCCAGCTATGGCAGTTCGGTGAACCCGGCGGAAATCGTGCGGATCGACCCGGCGGCCAAGCGGCACAAGAATCTGACGAACGTCAACACCGCGCTCGCCGCGTCGATCGACTGGGCCAGCCCGGACCATTTCTGGTTCACCACTGACAAGGGCCGGCGCATCCACAACATGATCGTCACCCCCCCGGCGTTCGACCCGGCGAAGAAATATCCGTTGATGGTGCTGATGCATGGCGGCCCGGCATCGTCCAACATGGACCAGATCGGCCTGCGCTGGAATTATCACCTGCTCGCCAGCGCCGGCTATGTCGTGCTGATGACCGACTATACTGGCTCGACCGGCTATGGCGAGGCCTTCTCGCGGGCGATCAAGCTGGACCCGCTGCGTGGCCCGGCGAACGAGATCAACCAGGCGGTGGATGAGGCCGGCAAGCGCTATGCCTTCATCGACACGGCCAATGCCTGTATCGGCGGCGCCAGCTATGGCGGCCATCTCGCCAACTGGATGGAGGCGACCACGACCCGCTACAAGTGCATCGTCAGCCATGCCGGCGAAGTCGACCTGCTGACCCAGTGGGGCACCAGCGATTTCAACTATGGACGCGAAGTGGCGAGCGGTGGTCCGCCCTGGGGCGACAGCCCGGTGTGGCGCGACCAGAGCCCGATCACCTATGGCAAGGACTGGAAGACGCCGATGCTGCTGACCGCTGGCGAGCGCGATTTCCGCGTGCCGCTGGCGAACACGCTGGAAACCTGGTCGACCTTGCAGCGGATGCAGGTGCCCAGCCGCCTGCTGATCTTCCCCGATGCCTGGCACTGGATCACCAAGCCGGAGGATAGCCGCCAATTCTACCGCGAGGTGCAGGGCTGGCTGGCCCATTATCTGAAGGGTGGGCCGGAAGTGAAGGGCGGCCCGATCGCGGCGCCCGAAGCGGCCAAGGCGCAATAG
- a CDS encoding recombinase family protein, producing the protein MVKLEQATGTRKALLYTRVSSPEQEREGFSLDAQENLLRDYAVRNGYHIVSRHIDVETAKSTGRTEFAAMLKYFKDHRSVRILLVEKVDRLYRNMTDYLEIDNLDIEIHLVKGGVIISKESKYSEKFIHGIKILMVKNYVDNLSEETKKGLLEKASQGIWPTHAPTGYINVLGSAGKRIIIPDPEAAPLVIKLFEWMETGEY; encoded by the coding sequence GTGGTGAAGCTAGAGCAGGCGACCGGCACGCGAAAGGCGTTGCTATATACGCGTGTGTCATCGCCAGAGCAGGAGCGAGAAGGGTTTTCGCTAGATGCTCAGGAGAACCTGCTTCGTGATTACGCCGTTCGCAACGGATATCACATCGTTAGTCGGCATATTGACGTGGAAACGGCAAAATCTACTGGCCGAACAGAATTTGCAGCAATGCTAAAATATTTCAAGGATCATCGTAGTGTTAGGATATTGCTGGTCGAGAAGGTTGATCGACTTTATCGTAATATGACAGATTATCTGGAAATTGATAATCTGGATATAGAAATACATCTAGTTAAAGGGGGTGTTATTATATCAAAAGAATCAAAATATTCGGAGAAGTTTATTCATGGAATCAAAATTTTGATGGTCAAGAATTACGTAGACAATCTATCTGAAGAAACAAAAAAGGGTCTTTTGGAAAAGGCAAGCCAAGGTATTTGGCCGACGCACGCGCCGACGGGATATATCAACGTTCTCGGTTCCGCAGGGAAAAGGATTATCATTCCTGATCCTGAAGCTGCACCACTTGTCATCAAACTTTTTGAATGGATGGAGACAGGAGAATATTAG
- the ilvD gene encoding dihydroxy-acid dehydratase, translating to MPHYRSRTSTHGRNMAGARGLWRATGMKDEDFGKPIIAIANSFTQFVPGHVHLKDLGQLVAREIEAAGGVAKEFNTIAVDDGIAMGHDGMLYSLPSRDLIADSVEYMVNAHCADALLCISNCDKITPGMLMAAMRLNIPVIFVSGGPMEAGKADIRGKTVALDLVDAMVVAADENYTDEEVAAIEKAACPTCGSCSGMFTANSMNCLTEALGLSLPGNGSILATHADREKLFREAGHTIVDLARRWYEQDDASALPRNIACHAAFENAMSLDIAMGGSTNTVLHLLAAAHEGGVDFSMADIDRLSRRVPCLCKVAPAKQDVHMEDVHRAGGIMAILGQLERAGLLDTSLPTVHATTMGEAINRWDISRTNSEAVQEFFKAAPGGVRTTQAFSQNNRWKELDMDRQTGVIRSAEHPFSKDGGLAVLFGNLAPEGCIVKTAGVDDSILTFHGTARVYESQDAAVAGILGNEVKANDVVVIRYEGPKGGPGMQEMLYPTSYLKSKGLGKACALITDGRFSGGTSGLSIGHVSPEAAEGGLIALVATGDPILIDIPNRGIQLLVDDAELAKRHEEMVARGKKAWKPFGRKRNVSPALRAYAALTTNAARGAVRDVSQVEKD from the coding sequence CAGTTCGTGCCCGGCCATGTCCATTTGAAGGATCTGGGCCAGCTGGTCGCGCGCGAGATCGAGGCGGCCGGCGGCGTCGCCAAGGAATTCAACACCATCGCGGTCGATGACGGCATCGCCATGGGCCATGACGGCATGCTCTATTCGCTGCCCAGCCGCGATCTGATCGCCGACAGCGTCGAATATATGGTCAATGCCCATTGCGCCGACGCGCTGCTGTGCATTTCCAACTGCGACAAGATCACGCCGGGCATGCTGATGGCCGCGATGCGCCTCAACATTCCGGTGATCTTCGTCTCCGGCGGGCCGATGGAGGCCGGCAAGGCCGACATTCGCGGCAAGACCGTGGCGCTCGACCTGGTCGATGCGATGGTCGTCGCCGCCGACGAAAATTACACCGACGAGGAAGTCGCCGCGATCGAGAAGGCGGCCTGCCCCACCTGCGGCAGCTGCTCGGGCATGTTCACCGCCAATTCGATGAACTGCCTGACCGAAGCGCTGGGACTGTCGCTGCCGGGCAATGGCTCGATCCTGGCCACCCATGCCGATCGCGAGAAGCTGTTCCGCGAGGCCGGCCACACCATCGTCGATCTCGCGCGCCGCTGGTATGAGCAGGACGACGCATCCGCCCTGCCCCGCAACATCGCCTGCCATGCAGCCTTCGAAAATGCGATGAGCCTGGACATCGCGATGGGCGGATCGACCAACACGGTGCTGCACCTGCTTGCCGCCGCGCATGAAGGCGGCGTCGATTTCTCGATGGCCGATATCGACCGGCTGTCGCGCCGCGTGCCGTGCCTGTGCAAGGTCGCGCCGGCCAAGCAGGACGTGCATATGGAGGATGTCCATCGCGCCGGCGGAATCATGGCGATCCTGGGCCAGCTCGAACGCGCCGGCCTGCTCGACACCAGCCTGCCGACCGTCCACGCCACCACCATGGGCGAGGCGATCAACCGCTGGGACATCAGCCGCACCAACAGCGAGGCGGTGCAGGAATTCTTCAAGGCCGCGCCCGGCGGCGTGCGCACCACCCAGGCCTTCAGCCAGAATAACCGCTGGAAGGAACTGGACATGGATCGCCAGACCGGCGTGATCCGCAGCGCCGAACATCCCTTCTCCAAGGATGGCGGCCTGGCCGTGCTGTTCGGCAATCTGGCGCCCGAGGGCTGCATCGTGAAGACCGCCGGCGTCGACGACAGCATCCTGACCTTCCATGGCACGGCCCGCGTCTATGAAAGCCAGGACGCGGCGGTCGCGGGCATCCTGGGCAATGAAGTCAAGGCGAACGACGTCGTCGTCATCCGCTATGAAGGGCCCAAGGGTGGCCCCGGCATGCAGGAAATGCTCTATCCGACCAGCTATCTGAAGTCGAAGGGGCTGGGCAAGGCCTGCGCGCTCATCACCGACGGGCGCTTCTCCGGCGGCACGTCGGGTCTGTCGATCGGCCATGTCTCGCCCGAGGCGGCCGAGGGCGGCCTGATCGCGCTGGTCGCGACCGGCGACCCGATCCTGATCGACATCCCCAATCGCGGCATCCAGCTGCTGGTCGACGATGCAGAACTGGCCAAGCGCCATGAGGAGATGGTCGCGCGCGGCAAGAAGGCGTGGAAGCCGTTCGGCCGCAAGCGCAACGTCTCGCCGGCGCTGCGTGCCTATGCGGCGCTCACCACCAACGCCGCGCGCGGCGCGGTGCGCGACGTCAGCCAGGTCGAAAAGGACTGA
- the rtcA gene encoding RNA 3'-terminal phosphate cyclase — protein sequence MIIIDGSEGEGGGQVVRNACALSLVTGKAVRIENVRGKRSKPGLMRQHVTAVEASCTIGNAECQGLHVGSSALSFVPGRVVPGEYRFAVGTAGSTGLVLQTVLMPLLLVDEPSRLVLEGGTHNMLAPPFDFIAKCFLPIINRMGPKVEARLVRHGFYPRGGGRIEVDINPAPLRPIDCLERGALMGVSGQALFAGLPFEIAEREINVVRRDLGWSEREACVRELPDDQGPGNILLLEAQFEHGTEIVSGFGQLGVTAERVSKKAVGRMLGFLESNAFAGPYLADQLLLPFALAGGGSFTTVKPSQHSLTAIEVMGRFLDRRLGFAQQPGGTHLLTVR from the coding sequence ATGATCATCATTGACGGATCGGAAGGTGAAGGTGGCGGGCAGGTGGTGCGCAATGCGTGCGCGCTTTCTCTCGTCACCGGCAAGGCCGTCCGTATCGAGAATGTCCGCGGCAAACGCTCCAAGCCGGGGCTCATGCGTCAGCATGTGACCGCGGTTGAGGCTTCGTGCACCATCGGCAATGCCGAATGCCAGGGGCTTCATGTTGGCTCGTCCGCGCTCAGCTTCGTGCCGGGCCGCGTTGTGCCGGGCGAGTATCGCTTCGCCGTCGGCACCGCAGGTTCGACGGGGCTTGTCCTGCAGACGGTGCTGATGCCGCTGCTGCTCGTCGATGAACCGTCACGGCTGGTGCTGGAAGGTGGGACGCACAACATGCTCGCGCCGCCGTTCGACTTCATTGCGAAATGCTTCCTGCCGATCATCAATCGTATGGGTCCGAAGGTGGAGGCCCGGCTTGTCCGGCACGGCTTCTACCCGCGCGGTGGCGGTCGGATCGAGGTTGATATCAATCCGGCGCCGTTGCGGCCCATCGACTGTCTGGAGCGCGGAGCTCTGATGGGCGTCAGCGGTCAGGCGCTGTTTGCCGGCCTGCCGTTCGAGATTGCGGAGCGCGAGATCAATGTCGTGCGCCGCGATCTCGGTTGGTCGGAGCGAGAAGCCTGCGTGCGCGAACTGCCGGACGATCAGGGGCCGGGCAACATCCTGTTGCTTGAGGCGCAGTTCGAGCATGGAACCGAAATCGTCAGTGGCTTCGGCCAACTGGGCGTAACAGCCGAGCGGGTGTCCAAGAAGGCTGTCGGGCGTATGCTTGGGTTCCTAGAATCCAATGCCTTTGCCGGCCCCTATCTGGCCGATCAGCTGCTGCTACCCTTCGCGCTTGCAGGCGGCGGCAGCTTCACAACGGTCAAGCCGAGCCAGCATAGCCTCACCGCGATCGAGGTGATGGGGCGTTTTCTGGATCGACGCCTTGGGTTTGCTCAGCAGCCGGGAGGGACGCATCTGCTGACCGTTCGATGA